The Desulfovibrio porci genome contains a region encoding:
- a CDS encoding FAD-binding and (Fe-S)-binding domain-containing protein gives MPHKGPHISISPDYVVNRILKINIDDFAEWPESVRNLAIAIAEELFLVAYNPFIDADTVRGSVRESFERESVALAHYYATAIGEGITMFWSAYEAEAEFRGRLIDALRRVLPEECILTEPSALVETATDATDLRMELPLLVVEPDTTEQVAELVKLANDMKFALIPRGGGSGMTGGAVPARKRTLIVSLTRLTRIGPIDLEEMTVTCRAGAITQEVINAVDAAGALFTVDPASKQASSIGGNVSENAGGPSAFEYGTTLDNLLWWRMVTPTGEIITVERENHPRHKILPDETAVFVVKDVSGGVRNVVHLRGDEIRLPGLGKDVTNKALGGLPGMQKEGVDGIITEACFIIHKKPQHKRVMVLEFFGRSMHPAAVVVRELVALRNRIRQEGDYAHLSALEEFNAKYVQAIEYKRKSEKYEGLPISVIILQADGDDPYLLDKCVGDIVSVVEQQDNVDIIVAADDKEAERFWEDRHRLSAIAKRTSGFKLNEDVVIPMERIPDFALFLEQLNLECTAASYRFALQEVGRLPGFPMEDKDFNREFSQASKAASGDVPATDVSDSEMGARAEAFLKQLAEKYPHLAKKIGKIRDYMEAGRIVVASHMHAGDGNCHVNIPVNSNDAHMLEEAEETAARVMAECQEMGGEVSGEHGIGITKIAFFGKDKMDALRAFKERVDPRDVMNPAKLVHRELPVRPFTFSFNRLIGDIRESGLPDKEKLISLLTAIQICTRCGKCKQVCSMCYPERSMQYHPRNKNMVLGMLLEAVYYSQVNKGRIDERLLKWLRDLVEHCTACGRCMANCPVKIPSGEVALTLRALLEHEGAGGHPIKGRALEWLARDIPHRAPKAAKMASLGQKMQNKFLGFVPEVWKRRMQSPLFSGRGPKMGYTNLYEALKLHRGSVFAPAEPAPGMPCVLYFPGCGGALFYDRIGISSIMLLLKAGFAVAVPPRHLCCGYPLLAAGMDTAFEDNLAQNRQYLASMLRNLAKQGFDCKYLVSACGSCRDGLERLRLEEQFPDLQRRDVSQLALPLLDKTAILPGEGRGRELVYHGACHCEWADVHKIKGQKQLVKALGDFSGLKVSLNPGCCGESGMGAMTSPQIYNLLRSRKQERLGKAFDNGYDGPVVVGCPSCKIGIARSLIKMHDKRPVLHVAEWLAGLLDGEDRRQSFRKKANETRGEIRIIEV, from the coding sequence ATGCCCCATAAGGGTCCGCATATTTCCATTTCACCCGACTATGTGGTGAACCGCATCCTGAAGATCAATATCGACGATTTCGCGGAATGGCCCGAATCCGTGCGCAATCTGGCCATCGCCATCGCCGAGGAGCTCTTCCTGGTGGCTTACAATCCCTTTATCGACGCCGACACCGTGCGCGGCAGCGTGCGCGAGAGCTTTGAGCGGGAGTCCGTGGCCCTGGCCCACTATTACGCCACGGCCATCGGCGAGGGCATCACCATGTTCTGGTCCGCCTACGAGGCGGAGGCCGAATTCCGGGGCAGACTCATCGACGCCCTGCGCCGCGTCCTGCCCGAGGAGTGTATTCTCACCGAGCCCTCGGCCCTGGTGGAGACGGCCACCGACGCCACGGACCTGCGCATGGAGCTGCCCCTGCTGGTGGTGGAGCCGGATACCACCGAGCAGGTGGCCGAACTGGTCAAGCTGGCCAATGACATGAAATTCGCGCTGATCCCGCGCGGCGGCGGTTCGGGCATGACCGGCGGGGCCGTGCCCGCGCGCAAGCGCACCCTCATCGTCAGCCTGACCCGCCTGACCCGCATCGGACCCATTGACCTGGAGGAGATGACCGTCACCTGCCGGGCCGGGGCCATCACCCAGGAAGTGATCAACGCGGTGGACGCGGCAGGCGCGCTCTTTACCGTGGACCCGGCCTCCAAGCAGGCCTCGTCCATCGGCGGCAACGTCTCGGAAAACGCGGGCGGCCCCAGCGCCTTTGAGTACGGCACCACCCTGGACAATCTGCTCTGGTGGCGCATGGTCACGCCCACGGGCGAGATCATTACTGTGGAGCGCGAAAACCATCCCCGCCACAAGATCCTGCCCGACGAAACCGCCGTCTTTGTGGTCAAGGACGTCAGCGGCGGCGTGCGCAACGTGGTCCATCTGCGCGGCGACGAGATCCGCCTGCCCGGCCTGGGCAAGGACGTGACCAACAAGGCCCTGGGCGGCCTGCCCGGCATGCAGAAGGAAGGCGTGGACGGCATCATCACCGAGGCCTGCTTCATCATCCACAAAAAGCCGCAGCACAAGCGGGTCATGGTCCTGGAATTCTTCGGCCGCTCCATGCACCCGGCGGCCGTGGTGGTGCGCGAACTGGTGGCCCTGCGCAACCGCATCCGCCAGGAGGGCGACTATGCCCACCTTTCGGCCCTGGAAGAATTTAACGCCAAGTACGTCCAGGCCATCGAATACAAACGCAAGTCCGAAAAATACGAGGGCCTGCCCATTTCCGTGATCATCCTCCAGGCCGACGGCGACGATCCCTATCTGCTGGACAAATGCGTGGGCGACATCGTCAGCGTGGTGGAACAGCAGGACAACGTGGACATCATCGTTGCCGCGGACGACAAGGAGGCCGAACGCTTCTGGGAGGACCGCCACCGCCTTTCGGCCATCGCCAAGCGCACCTCGGGTTTCAAGCTCAACGAGGACGTGGTCATTCCCATGGAGCGCATCCCGGATTTCGCGCTCTTTCTGGAGCAGCTCAATCTGGAGTGCACCGCGGCGTCCTACCGCTTCGCGCTGCAGGAAGTGGGCCGCCTGCCCGGCTTTCCCATGGAGGACAAGGACTTCAACCGCGAGTTCTCCCAGGCCTCCAAGGCCGCGTCCGGCGACGTGCCGGCCACGGACGTCTCGGACAGCGAAATGGGCGCGCGGGCCGAGGCATTCCTGAAGCAACTGGCGGAAAAATACCCCCATCTGGCCAAAAAGATCGGCAAAATCCGCGACTACATGGAGGCGGGCCGCATTGTGGTGGCCAGCCATATGCACGCGGGCGACGGCAACTGCCACGTGAACATCCCGGTGAACTCCAACGACGCCCACATGCTGGAAGAGGCCGAGGAAACCGCCGCCAGGGTCATGGCCGAATGCCAGGAAATGGGCGGCGAAGTCTCGGGCGAGCACGGCATCGGCATCACCAAGATCGCCTTTTTCGGCAAGGACAAGATGGACGCCCTGCGCGCCTTCAAGGAGCGCGTGGACCCCCGCGACGTCATGAATCCCGCCAAGCTGGTGCACCGCGAGCTGCCGGTGCGGCCCTTCACCTTTTCCTTCAACCGGCTCATCGGCGACATCCGCGAAAGCGGCCTGCCGGACAAGGAAAAGCTGATCAGCCTGCTCACGGCCATCCAGATCTGCACCCGCTGCGGCAAGTGCAAGCAGGTCTGCTCCATGTGCTATCCCGAGCGCTCCATGCAGTACCACCCGCGCAATAAAAACATGGTGCTGGGCATGCTGCTGGAGGCGGTCTATTATTCCCAGGTCAACAAGGGCCGCATCGACGAGCGCCTGCTCAAATGGCTGCGCGATCTGGTGGAACACTGCACGGCCTGCGGCCGCTGCATGGCCAACTGCCCGGTGAAGATCCCCTCCGGCGAGGTGGCGCTGACCCTGCGCGCCCTGCTGGAGCACGAGGGCGCGGGCGGGCATCCCATCAAGGGCCGCGCCCTGGAGTGGCTGGCGCGCGACATTCCCCACCGCGCGCCCAAGGCGGCCAAGATGGCCTCCCTGGGCCAGAAAATGCAGAACAAATTCCTGGGCTTTGTGCCGGAAGTCTGGAAACGGCGCATGCAGAGCCCGCTCTTTTCCGGGCGCGGGCCCAAGATGGGCTACACCAACCTGTACGAAGCCCTCAAGCTGCACCGGGGTTCGGTTTTCGCCCCGGCCGAACCCGCACCGGGCATGCCCTGCGTGCTGTACTTTCCGGGCTGCGGCGGCGCGCTCTTCTACGACCGCATCGGCATTTCCTCCATCATGCTGCTGCTCAAGGCCGGTTTCGCCGTGGCCGTGCCGCCCCGGCACCTTTGCTGCGGCTATCCCTTGCTGGCCGCGGGCATGGATACGGCCTTTGAGGACAACCTGGCCCAGAACCGCCAGTATCTGGCCTCCATGCTGCGTAATCTGGCCAAGCAGGGCTTTGACTGCAAATACCTGGTTTCAGCCTGCGGCTCCTGCCGGGACGGCCTGGAACGCCTGCGGCTGGAAGAGCAGTTCCCGGACCTGCAGCGCCGGGATGTGAGCCAGCTGGCGCTGCCCCTGCTGGACAAGACGGCCATCCTGCCCGGGGAAGGCCGGGGCCGGGAGCTGGTCTACCACGGAGCCTGCCACTGCGAATGGGCCGACGTGCACAAAATCAAGGGCCAGAAACAGCTGGTCAAGGCCCTGGGCGACTTCAGCGGCCTCAAGGTCAGCCTCAATCCCGGCTGCTGCGGCGAATCGGGCATGGGGGCCATGACCTCGCCGCAGATCTACAACCTGCTGCGCTCGCGCAAGCAGGAACGCCTGGGCAAAGCCTTTGACAACGGCTACGACGGCCCGGTGGTGGTGGGTTGCCCCTCCTGCAAGATCGGCATCGCCCGCAGTCTGATCAAGATGCACGACAAGCGGCCCGTGCTGCATGTGGCCGAATGGCTGGCCGGTCTGTTGGACGGCGAGGACCGGCGGCAGAGTTTCCGCAAAAAGGCCAATGAAACGCGCGGCGAGATCCGCATCATTGAGGTCTAA
- a CDS encoding DUF721 domain-containing protein: MKQQPQTQRPMRNLTRRGPRPRRKGGGPALAGDLLAALLAALGGGAERARLSLLWQNWEQVMGPELAPLALPLGHHKDMLLIGAEDAMLMQELHLMSGEILERVNAFMENPFFTSVKVTLVLGKNVLNTAAPPSPTEETSRGEQSDAQPTLRPVRPSGSFLAGMDPASPVARCYARFAGKQADGTPQNPSQENATS; this comes from the coding sequence ATGAAACAGCAGCCCCAGACACAACGCCCCATGCGGAACCTGACGCGGCGCGGGCCGCGTCCACGGCGCAAAGGCGGCGGCCCCGCGTTGGCCGGAGATCTGCTGGCCGCCCTGCTGGCCGCCCTGGGCGGCGGGGCGGAGCGCGCCCGCCTGAGCCTGCTCTGGCAAAACTGGGAGCAGGTCATGGGCCCGGAGCTGGCCCCCCTGGCTCTGCCCTTGGGGCATCATAAGGATATGCTGCTGATCGGCGCGGAAGACGCCATGCTCATGCAGGAGTTGCACCTGATGAGCGGTGAAATCCTGGAGCGGGTTAACGCCTTTATGGAAAACCCCTTTTTCACCAGCGTGAAAGTTACGCTGGTGCTGGGCAAAAACGTGTTGAACACGGCCGCTCCTCCTTCCCCGACGGAAGAAACGTCACGTGGAGAGCAGTCCGACGCCCAGCCGACCCTCCGGCCTGTCCGGCCCAGCGGTTCCTTTCTGGCGGGCATGGATCCCGCCTCGCCCGTGGCCCGCTGCTATGCGCGTTTTGCCGGCAAACAGGCCGACGGCACGCCTCAGAACCCGTCCCAAGAAAACGCAACAAGCTGA
- a CDS encoding ArsR/SmtB family transcription factor gives MALLHFKALSDETRLRLVHILLHYELSVNELVHILGMGQSRVSRHLKILTEAGLLTSRRDGLWVFYAAPRAGEERDFLRAVMPFVPADAVMRADLGMAAQILEERARKTRQFFNAIAEDWDELNREVLGAFDLPEAVCAAVPEGCGTAVDLGCGTGAVLGRLLPLARGVIGVDGSARMLELCRRRFSQEDLAGGRVSLRIGELSHLPLRDHEADFACINLVLHHLSAPEEGLREISRIMAPGGRLFVADFLRHNDETMRSRYGDRWLGFEENELAAGLEQAGFAILNSARQPVGRGLALLLMEAAAR, from the coding sequence ATGGCATTGCTGCATTTCAAGGCTCTTTCTGATGAGACCCGGCTGCGGCTTGTGCACATTTTGCTGCATTACGAGCTCTCGGTCAACGAACTGGTGCACATTCTGGGCATGGGGCAGTCGCGGGTTTCCCGGCATCTGAAAATTCTGACCGAAGCCGGGCTGCTGACCTCGCGCCGTGACGGTCTGTGGGTGTTTTACGCCGCGCCGCGCGCCGGTGAGGAGCGCGACTTTCTGCGCGCGGTCATGCCCTTTGTGCCCGCCGACGCGGTCATGCGCGCGGATCTGGGTATGGCGGCGCAGATTCTGGAAGAGCGCGCCCGCAAAACCCGCCAGTTTTTCAATGCCATCGCCGAGGATTGGGACGAACTCAACCGCGAGGTGCTCGGCGCGTTTGACCTGCCGGAGGCGGTCTGCGCCGCCGTGCCCGAGGGCTGCGGCACGGCTGTGGACCTGGGCTGCGGCACGGGTGCGGTGCTCGGCCGCCTGCTGCCCCTGGCGCGCGGGGTCATCGGTGTGGACGGCTCGGCCCGTATGCTGGAACTCTGCCGCCGCCGTTTCAGTCAGGAAGATCTGGCCGGTGGCCGGGTTTCCCTGCGCATCGGCGAGCTCAGTCATCTGCCCTTGCGCGATCATGAGGCGGACTTCGCCTGCATCAATCTCGTGCTGCACCATTTGTCCGCGCCGGAGGAAGGTCTGCGCGAGATCAGCCGGATCATGGCCCCCGGCGGGCGTTTGTTTGTGGCGGATTTCCTGCGCCACAACGACGAGACCATGCGCAGCCGCTATGGCGACCGCTGGCTGGGCTTTGAGGAAAACGAACTGGCGGCGGGCCTGGAGCAGGCCGGTTTCGCCATTCTGAACAGCGCGCGGCAACCCGTGGGCCGGGGGCTTGCGCTGCTGCTGATGGAGGCCGCGGCCCGGTAG
- the ahcY gene encoding adenosylhomocysteinase, which translates to MTKALDLSLPHKVADMSLADFGKKEMQLSEREMPGLMECIRKYGPQKPLKGLKVMGSLHMTIQTAMLIKTLHALGADIRWASCNIFSTQDHAAAAIAELGLAKVFAWKGETLEDYWWCTEMALTWPDGSGPDLIVDDGGDATLLIHKGVEAENDPSILAQKTDNKEFQCVLDRLALRLKEDPQHWHKVTAGMKGVSEETTTGVHRLYQLEKEGKLLFPAINVNDSVTKSKFDNLYGCRESLADGIKRATDIMVAGKVVVICGYGDVGKGCAQSMRGFGARVLVTEIDPICALQAAMEGYEVTTVEDALPLGDIYVTCTGNYHVITGAHMEGMKDEAIVCNIGHFDNEIDMNYLENTPGVSKLNIKPQVDKWTLKSGRSILILAEGRLVNLGCATGHASFVMSNSFTNQTLAQIKLAAEKLENRVYTLPKELDEEVARLHLGRLGAKLTKLTPEQADYIGVKVEGPYKGEMYRY; encoded by the coding sequence ATGACCAAAGCACTGGATTTGAGCCTGCCCCATAAAGTGGCGGACATGAGCCTGGCCGATTTCGGCAAAAAGGAAATGCAGCTTTCCGAGCGGGAAATGCCCGGCCTCATGGAATGCATCAGAAAATACGGCCCGCAGAAACCCCTCAAAGGCCTCAAAGTCATGGGCTCCCTGCACATGACCATCCAGACGGCCATGCTGATCAAAACCCTGCACGCCCTGGGCGCGGACATCCGCTGGGCCTCGTGCAACATCTTCTCCACCCAGGACCATGCGGCGGCGGCCATTGCCGAACTGGGGCTGGCCAAGGTCTTCGCCTGGAAGGGCGAAACCCTTGAAGACTACTGGTGGTGCACGGAAATGGCCCTGACCTGGCCCGACGGTTCCGGCCCGGATCTTATCGTGGACGACGGCGGCGACGCCACCCTGCTCATCCACAAGGGCGTGGAGGCCGAAAATGATCCCTCCATCCTGGCGCAGAAGACCGACAACAAGGAATTTCAGTGCGTGCTGGACCGCTTGGCCCTGCGCCTCAAGGAAGACCCGCAGCACTGGCACAAGGTGACGGCCGGCATGAAGGGCGTTTCCGAGGAAACCACCACCGGCGTGCACCGCCTCTATCAGCTGGAAAAGGAAGGCAAACTGCTCTTCCCGGCCATCAACGTCAACGACTCGGTGACCAAGTCCAAGTTCGACAATCTTTACGGCTGCCGCGAGTCCCTGGCCGACGGCATCAAGCGCGCCACGGACATCATGGTGGCGGGCAAGGTGGTGGTGATCTGCGGCTACGGCGACGTGGGCAAGGGCTGCGCCCAGTCCATGCGCGGCTTCGGAGCGCGCGTGCTGGTGACCGAGATCGACCCCATCTGTGCGCTTCAGGCCGCCATGGAAGGCTATGAGGTGACCACCGTGGAAGACGCCCTGCCCCTGGGCGACATCTACGTGACCTGCACCGGCAATTATCACGTGATTACCGGCGCGCACATGGAAGGCATGAAGGACGAGGCCATTGTCTGCAATATCGGCCACTTCGACAATGAAATCGATATGAACTACCTGGAGAACACGCCCGGCGTGAGCAAGCTGAACATCAAGCCCCAGGTGGACAAGTGGACCCTCAAGTCCGGCCGCAGCATTCTGATCCTGGCCGAAGGCCGCCTGGTCAACCTGGGCTGCGCCACGGGTCACGCCAGCTTTGTCATGTCCAACAGCTTCACCAACCAGACCCTGGCCCAGATCAAGCTGGCCGCCGAAAAGCTGGAAAACAGGGTCTATACCCTGCCCAAGGAACTGGACGAGGAAGTGGCCCGCCTGCATCTGGGCCGCCTGGGCGCCAAGCTGACCAAGCTCACCCCGGAACAGGCCGACTATATCGGCGTGAAGGTGGAAGGCCCGTACAAGGGCGAGATGTACAGGTATTGA
- a CDS encoding pyruvate kinase alpha/beta domain-containing protein — protein sequence MYFEEKGAENTGQCVDLAVKAAVERNIRHIVVASGSGDTAKLFAGASTAQVVCVTNAYGFKEPGKTKMTDAARDELERAGIRVLTTTHVLSGAERGISRKHGGISPVELMAETLRMLGQGVKVCVEIAVMALDAGLIPHGEEIIVVAGSGRGADTAVIMHPAHANNILETKINEILCKPRNF from the coding sequence ATGTATTTTGAGGAAAAAGGCGCGGAAAATACCGGGCAGTGCGTGGATCTGGCCGTAAAGGCAGCGGTGGAAAGAAACATCCGGCATATCGTCGTGGCCAGCGGCAGCGGCGACACGGCAAAGCTTTTTGCGGGCGCCAGTACGGCGCAGGTGGTCTGCGTGACCAACGCCTACGGCTTCAAGGAGCCGGGCAAGACGAAAATGACGGACGCGGCCAGGGACGAGCTGGAGCGCGCGGGCATCCGGGTGCTGACCACCACCCACGTGCTCAGCGGCGCTGAGCGGGGCATCAGCAGAAAGCACGGCGGCATAAGCCCGGTGGAGCTTATGGCTGAAACCCTGCGCATGCTGGGTCAGGGCGTCAAAGTCTGTGTGGAGATCGCGGTCATGGCGCTGGATGCGGGCCTGATCCCCCACGGCGAGGAAATCATCGTGGTGGCGGGCAGCGGCAGAGGGGCGGACACCGCCGTCATCATGCATCCGGCGCACGCCAACAATATTCTGGAGACGAAGATCAACGAGATCCTCTGCAAGCCAAGGAATTTTTAG
- a CDS encoding nitroreductase family protein, whose protein sequence is MSANSLENRRLVLAGLLAVPVGLALTDAPARAAGPGTAPPTASEAGQSGSNAALNCLMTRRSVRSFTDAPVSGELVRRMLAAGMQAPSAGNERPWQFVVVTDKARLASLAQVHAYVHFAAKAPLGIVVCADLSKARLKGYWPLDMSNCTMNILLAAHALGLGAVWTGIYPEEERISKVAEICATPEGIVPFALVVLGHPAQSPSPQDRFEAARIHDNKW, encoded by the coding sequence ATGTCCGCAAACAGTTTGGAAAATCGCCGCCTTGTTCTGGCCGGCCTGCTGGCTGTTCCGGTGGGACTGGCCTTGACGGACGCACCCGCCCGCGCCGCCGGGCCGGGCACGGCCCCCCCAACCGCTTCAGAGGCCGGGCAATCCGGCAGCAACGCAGCCCTGAACTGCCTGATGACCAGGCGCAGCGTGCGCAGCTTCACGGACGCGCCAGTGTCCGGGGAACTGGTGCGCCGGATGCTGGCCGCTGGTATGCAGGCCCCCAGCGCTGGCAACGAACGCCCCTGGCAATTCGTTGTGGTTACGGACAAGGCCAGGCTGGCCAGCCTGGCTCAGGTGCACGCCTATGTGCATTTCGCTGCCAAAGCGCCGTTGGGCATTGTGGTCTGCGCGGATTTGTCCAAAGCCCGGCTCAAAGGCTACTGGCCCCTGGATATGAGCAATTGCACCATGAACATCCTGCTGGCCGCGCACGCTTTGGGCCTGGGCGCGGTCTGGACCGGCATCTACCCGGAGGAGGAGCGCATCAGCAAGGTGGCGGAAATCTGCGCCACGCCCGAGGGCATCGTGCCTTTCGCCTTGGTGGTCCTGGGCCATCCGGCCCAAAGCCCGTCGCCCCAGGATCGCTTTGAGGCAGCCCGGATCCATGACAACAAATGGTAA